The Candidatus Nitrosotalea sinensis genomic interval GTGTGGACGGAAGCTGTGTTGCATTGGACAGGACCTGCAGTGTCATCTGGGTCTGTTGCAGATGTGGTAAATGTTACTACAGCACCGGATGGACCAGTAGCTGATGTGGTAATTGGTGCTGGGACTGTGACAACAGGTGCTGTTGTGTCCTGCACTGTAACTGTAAATGATGCAGTACCAGTGTTACTGTTAGTATCAGTCGAAGTACATGTTACGGTGGTTGTACCTATTGGGAATGTGGAACCTGAAGCTGTGTTGCATTGGACAGGACCTGCAGTGTCATCTGGGTCTGTTGCAGATGTGGTAAATGTTACTACAGCACCGGATGGACCAGTAGCTGATGTGGTAATTGGTGCTGGGACTGTGACAACAGGTGCTGTTGTGTCCTGCACTGTAACTGTAAATTGTGTCTGAGTCTGGATTATTGCAACGTTAGTGCCACTAGTTATGTAGATATCAGAGTTTACTGGATCAAATATTGCATAGTAATAGTAAGGAGCACTTGGAAGTATGACCGGATTTATGAAAGCGTTGGTTGCAGAATCTATTACATTTAGTCTCGTACCTGCAAAGTCTGGCACGTAGACAAATCCGTTAGCTGGATCAAATGCTACACCATTTGGACCACCGCTAGAACCTGTAGAAATACTAGAAACAGTGTTGGTTGAAGTGTCGATTATAGAGACAGTGTTAGAGTTAAAGTTTGCAACATACATGTCACCGTTTGCAGGATCATATGATATGCCTCTTGGTGAGATACCTACTGAGATTGTGGCAACAACAGTGTTGGTCGAAGGATCAATTACAGAGACATTGTTAGATCCTTGGTTTGTCATATAAAGAAGATGACTTGTAGAATCATATGCGAAATCTTGTGGATGAGCACCAGCAGGAATGGTTCCAACGATAGTATTTGTCGAAGGATCGATTACAGAGACCGTGTTGCTCCCTGTGTTGGCAACATAGATCTTGCCGTTTGGAACATATGCTACACCAAATGGTTGAACACCACCCGCACTAATCGTGGTCACAACGTGATTGGTTGCTGTATCTACTACAGAAATATTATTAAAATTATAATTTGCTGTGTAAAGGTAACCGTTTACAGAGTCATAAGCAATACCCGTTGGGCCAGGGATTCCAGATATCGTGCTTATTACATGGTTTGTAGTGCTGCTAATTACAGAGATAGTACCTTGAGCAATATTTGCAACATAGATATTTCCATTTGCAGGATCAAAGACTAGTTCCTGTCCATTACCTGTAGGTATTGTGGCTCCTGTGAGGACATTTGTGCTATACCCAATCAGTCCTTGGTTATCTATTGCCTTGGCAGTAATAGAATGGACTCCATTTGCAAGTCCATTGGCAGTATAAGACCAGATAGTTGTTCCTGTAGCAGTCACATATGGCGCGCCATCAATTGATACTTGTACACTGGTTACAGTATTTGATGAGGAAGATGCAGTGCCTGTTATTGTTACAGTGCTAGACGCTAATGTGGCACCATTGGCAGGCGACGTAACTGATGCAGATGGTGGCGAAGATGCAAAAGCATTTTGAGTATATGACAAACCAGGAATTGTTCCAGTAGACATTACAACTACAGAAAAGATCAAAACGAAAGCTAAAACTGATTTCAATTCTTCTAGTCTAAAGATAGCACTATAAGAATGTTCTATGCAATTTTTTATAAAATTATGGATCCTCTAAATTTCCCAAAAAATAGAAAGATTGTTTTTTAATTTCTAAAATTAGAAAGTTATCGTTTTTTAGAAGATGGTGTAATTTCATTTAAAAAAAATTAGATGTTACCGGTGTGTGCAGTATTAAAAAAATAATTCTAGTCCATCAAGTTTTTGATTGCACAAATCCACTGCAGCACGGTATCATTTGAAAATGCATCCAGATCAAAGAAAAAATTAACCAAAACAGATAATCAAAACGTATTTTAGGATTTCAGGTCTGAGCATTCAAATCTTACAGGGTTTGAATCCTAATAATTAACAAACCACAGTTAGAAAATTATTCAACAGTAGTGAACCTTTAATTAGAAATTTTCACTATCATTCCATAAATGAGTGCAAAACTTCCACTATACCTGAAATTTTATGGCATATCTCCATGGGAGACTGAAGTGTTGTATAGCACTTTACACAAATTGTTCAACGTACAAGAGGATCCAAATGCCGCCCAGGAAGATGACTTTACAACTCTATTAGATATCACATTTCCATGGTCATTTAATGACGAATTCTTCAAACAGTTTGGAATACAAAGATGGGAGAAGATCAAGGGAATAATAAAAGAAATGAAACGTAGAAGAGGTGGAGGAAAGAGTTTATGTGTCTACATTGGCTTTTCTGGAAAACCCAATATTATTTTCACAATAGATCTAGATGACAGACATTCATTTGATACGGCAGTAGACAAGATTGACTTTGTTTTAGAATTATTACCATATCACCTAGATCCAAAAAAAATGCCAATTGACATCATCAAGATATCATACCAATTTGACGACATGACAGGAAGATGGAAGATCATATCAAATTCAGAGGATCAGACATATCATTTTACAGAAAACGAATGGAAGATTATTTAATTTCTTTTTCTAAAGGTTCTAGCATAGAATGTAATTCACGATATTTTTTTTCAATAAAATCAAGTGATTCTTCTAGTTTCTTTGATTTTCCATATTTGTATCGAATTAATTCCCGATGTCTCCAAAAATTCTTTCCTTCCCCTACCGATAAAGTGCTAAAATAATCAGGACCCTTGAGACTATCTGGAATTTTTATTCCATATGGAAAAAGAAATTCGGCCATAAACCATTCATCACCATCAGGATAATCAGATCCTGTATCAATATCAAAGAAAAGGTGTAACAGGTTTGTCTGCATCAGTCCATCATCTCTTATGGTAGGATGTTTGAAGTTTGATTTTTTGAAATCTAGTTTCACGAGATTTGGTTCAAAATATCCATCGATTATTGATTTTCGAAATATTTTGTTAACTTCTTCTAGATTCAAACTAGAATTACTCTTCTTCAGAACATGCTAATAACGATTCTGTCAATACTAGAAAGAATCAACATATCCACTATCTATACTTGCAGAGAATCCAATATCTTTGAAATGTTGGTTATTGATTTGTTTCCAGAAGAGATTTCTTGATTAGAGGGAGGATTTTCCACATAATTTGGAATTCTTTCGGACATTCTTTCATCATATGGTGCAATTATCTCATTTTTGTAAAATATTCCAGTAGGAATCTTGGAATCCCATTCATTTGATTTTATCAAGGCTTGGGTAAGTTTCTCGTTCTCCTCATCCGGAGAATCAATGTGTACAGATGCATCATAACCAGTATCCTCAAGCTTGTATATTCTGGGCCTGGGTTTATTCGTAATTTCATCAATATTGTCCATTCCCGAAAACCAATCTCTAGTATTGATGTCATTGTAAGTAGGACATGGTTGTAATACATCGAGAAATGACAATCCTCTATGTTTTACTGCTGCAATTATCAAATCCTTAAGTTGTCTTACATCATATGCATATCCGCGTGCAACAAATGTATAACCACTTGCAATTGCCAATGCAATAGGATTTACAGATTGATTGACATTTGGTTCTGGCAGAGATTTAGTTTTTAATCCAAGTTTCAGAGTAGGAGATGCCTGACCTTTTGTTAATCCATAAACTCCATTATTGAATATGATGTAAGTCATATCCACATTTCTTCTCCCTGCAGCAACAAAATGTCCTGCACCAATTCCTAGTCCATCACCATCTCCCCCGACTGCAACCACAGTCATCTCAGGATTTGCAAGCTTGGCACCTTGTGAAAAAGTCAACACTCTGCCATGCAAAGTATGAACTCCATAGGTATTGACATAATGTGAGGTTTTACCAGAACATCCGACACCTGAGAATATGGCTGCCTTGTGTCTTGGTATGTCCATTTCTGCTAGAGCCATCTGTATCGCACTTACTATACCAAAGTCTCCGCATCCCGGACACCAGTCATTGTGTACCTCAGTTTTGTAATCAGCTACATTAGACACCATATTTTAGCACCTGTTTTTTCTCTGCTTTGTTATCAATGATTTTCTTGACAGCATCAAAGACTTCATTACAAGTCATTGGTCTGCCAGTGTATTTTAATATGTAATAGTCAACTTTTCTATCCAAATATTCATTGACAAGTGAGCCCATTTGCCCAGAGTGATTTGCTTCTATGTCGATGATTGTCTTTACTCCTCCAAGCAAGGATTGCACATATTGTGCAGGGAACGGATGTAACATTTTGATCTGGATAAACCCAACCTTATACCCCTCCTTTTGGAGCATTTCCATAGCATCTAGAATAGGCCCCTTTGTAGAACCCCAGCTAACAATGCAATAATCCGCTATTCCGTGGTTTACGGCTTGATCTTCTTTTGGTATCTTTTCTAGTGCGACATCCAATTTGCGTGCACGTTTATCCATCTTGTATATGCGATTTTCAGGATCTTCGGATATATGCCCAATCACGTCACTCTCATCACCAGTATTCCAAAAGATTCCATTCTCTAGCCCGAGTCTTGATCTTGGAGATATTCCATCAGGAGAAGGTGCAAATCGGACATATCCCTGACTGTCAATTTTTTCTAAAAGTTTTCCTCGCTCTATTGTTATTTTTGTAGGATCAAATCTTTTAACGGTAGAGACAGTACTTGCAATGAATTTGTCCATCATATGTATTACAGGTATTTGGTATACATCTGCAAAGTTGAAACATTTTGCAGTATCATAGAATCCTTCTTCAGTATCACCTGATGCATATACAATCCTTGGAAAATCTCCGTGTCCTGCATGAATTGCAAATTGTAAATCATCTTGTCCATGTCTTGTCGGAAGACCAGTAGATGGACCACTTCTCTGGTATAATGTAACTACAATTGGAACTTCATTTATTCCAGCCCAGCCAAGAGATTCAGCCATCAAAGAAAAGCCAGGACCAGAAGTACTTGTTGCAGATCGTGTTCCCGTAAGAGCTGCTCCAATTATCATACCAATTGCAGATATTTCATCTTCAGTTTGTACTACTAGTGTAGATCCAGGCCTACTGTTTTCTACATCAAATATTTCATTTGATTCTAAAAACACACTTTCATCAGATGCTGGAGTAATTGGATAATAGGATTGGAATCTACAACCGCATGCTATCTTGCCAAGTCCAGTAGATTGAAATCCCTGGACTAGAATGGTACTGTCTTTTTTTGCAATTTGGGGTAACTGGTACCTAAATTTTGGATATTTCACAGTAGCAAGATTATATGCGTAATTTGCAGCAGTCTTATTCATTTCTCCAATCTCTGCTTTTCTAGAAAAGATAGATGATACAGATTTTAACAATGTAGCAGGTGGAAGCCCCAATAATCCAAGTGATACAGACACTGCAAGAACATTTTGCATACGAAACATTCCACGAATTTTTGGATTCTTTGTCTCTTCAGACAAGTTAGCTAAAATTTCTTTAAATGATACAGGATAAAGCATGACGCCTCTTTCTTTTGAATCATCAAGCAATCCCTGTATTGTGAAAGGTTTGTTTTTAGATTCTAGGTATTTTTTGAGCCTAGACTTGAAGGGTGCATCAAGTGTAGGTATTTCATCTATTTTTATTGCAGACAAATCAGATTCGTATACAATTGCACCGTCATCGAATACATCATCAGCATGTCGGAATATTGTTTCAGCATCAAACCCTACAAGCATTGTAATGCCACTTACATTAGATCTAATTGTTTTGTCAGATACACGAACTCCAAAGTAGCTGTGTTCCCCTTTTATGTTGGAATAATATTCTCTTTTTCCAAACACTTGCAATCCGCAACCAGCACAAGCTCCAGCAAAAATATTTGCCGCAGTCTCAACTCCTCCTCCTTGAGGACCGCCAATAACCCAAGTTAAATCAATAGAGGACATGTAGAATCTAGACTCTCATCAAATATTAATAATGCTATAAATTCCTAGATCAAATTCAACCGCCGGTAGCAGCATCAAATAAAGCACACTCACACTTGTCACGCTCTCCACAGAAAGGACATACGCAGACACATTTCTCTAGCGGATTCCTACACTGTACACAAATAGCAAACTCCTCTTTGTGTTTCAATCACATATGGTTACCAAGTTTAATTATAAATGAGTTATTGTAAATCATCAAATTCCAGTTACAGAATACGCTTAAAATCGTCTCCTGATTTACCAGTATGAATGAAGATCTTAATTACACGTAAAATTCACGATTTTGCTCTAAAAGAACTTGAAAAAAAACACAGTGTAGAAATACATACTGGAAAGATTCCAATGCCAAAGAAACTATTGATGTCAAAGATAGGGGACAAAGATGGCCTTCTTTGCTATCCTTATGACATCATAGACTCAGAGGTCATAAATGCCGGAGAGAATCTCAAGGCAATTTCAACATATAGTGTGGGCTATGACCACATAGATGTCAAAACCGCATTGAAGAGAGGCATCACAGTAGGATACACACCAGAAGTATTGACTCGGGCCACTGCAGATCTTACAATGGCTCTAATGCTATCTCTGTTTAGAAGAATACCAGAAGGAGATAAACTAATTCGCAACAACAAATGGAAGACAATATTTGGCCCATACGAGTTTCTCGGAACTGACCTGTATCAAAAAACTCTCGGCATATTCGGAATGGGTAGAATAGGAAAAGCAGTGGTAAAAAGAGCAGCAGGTTTTGAGATGAACATAATATATCATAATAGAACTCGCTTATCAAAAGAAGAGGAAAAGAAATTAAAAGTAACATACGTATCACTTGACGAACTTTTTAGAACTAGTGATGTAGTCAGCATACATTCTCCTCATACATCACAAACAGACAAAGTTGTAAATCTGAAATTACTCAAGAAGATGAAAAATACTTCATTTCTTATCAACACTGCAAGAGGCAAGATAATAGATGAAACAGATCTTGTAGCAGCATTGAAAAGAAAAATAATTGCAGGCGCAGCTCTTGATGTATTTCAAAAAGAACCTACGGATTCCAAGAATCCATTAACAAGACTTGATAATGTAATACTGATGCCGCATAGTGGAAGTGCAACAGTAGAAACAAGAAAACAGATGGCTGAAATTGCAGTTAAAAATTTAATATATGCACTTTCGGACAAAAAGCCAATTTATCAAGTAAAAGGAAATTAACAATACAAAATCATTACAACTGAATTAATTCATCTGGATCTACTTTGATACAACTAGTACCCACAGGTTTCAATCCAGTAAAGTTGATTGTCCCTTGTGGTACTTTACCATCTTTTTGCAATAATGTTAATTTTTCTGTAAATGCAGCTTTGTGCCTATCACATGTGACCCCAACCATATACTCCCCATCATTTGACTTGACAGATATCGCAAATTCAGGCGGCATTGGACAATCTCTTCCCTTTTCCCGTATGGAGCAACGTTCTGGAAACATGAATTATTTTTTGTATTTTGGAATATTAATCTTTGACAATATTTTGTTTGTATTCATATACATTTTTGGAAATCAAGTTGTAGATGCCAAAAATCAATGAAATACTTGCTTTATTCCATCAATCACAAACTGGACTGCAAATGCAGCTATTATGATTGCAAATATCCTTGTCACAATCATCGAGCCTCTCTTTCCAAGCAGTCGATATATTGGAGAAACTGATCTGAGAATTGCATAGGTTATGCCTAATACAACGGCAATTGAGATTATAGTAACCCACATACCGTATGTTTCAAAGGACAATATTACCAGAGTTAGAGCTCCAGGCCCTGCAAGCAGCGGAAAAGCTAGTGGTACAATCCCAGATTCATCTTGCAAGCTTTGACTTCCAAATCTCCATTCGCCATGTGTCAACAATTCGATTGAAACAAGAAAGAGTAACACTCCTCCTGCAATCATGAAACTAAATATTGAGATGCCAAAAGTGGAAAGAATTGTAGATCCTACAAATGCAAAAACAAAGAGAAGAATTGCTACAGTCACTATAGTAACATTTGAGACAGAGGTCCTCTGTTTCTTTTCCATTTTTCCGGTAAGCGCAATTATTATAGGCACACTTGCAATTGGATCAATAACTACAAGTAGTGTTACTATTGATTTTACCAAATCTGCTAGAAAATCTTGGACCATGTTTTTAGTATAACATTCGAATTATTTCAGTCATTGTGTTTCCATCATTCACTACATATCAAGCATAAACCTTTGTAAAACCATAGCATTGTTATGTTGCTCATCTTTTGCAGAAAAAAGTAGCGTGATGGTGTGGTGCTTTTTTTCAAGATCTTTGATAGTCTCAATCAGCATTTTGTTTTCTTGTAATTCCTTACGATATTTTATTTCAAAGGACTTCCATTTGGCAGCATCGTGTGAAAACCATTTCCTCAAGTCATTTGTTGGCGCTATTTCTTTTAGCCATAGATCTACATGTGAATGAGGCTTGGATATTCCTCTAGGCCATAGCCTATCAACCAATACTCGAAAACCATCATCGGCAGAATATTTTTCATAAATTCTCTTTATTTTGATCATAGATTATTTCTCTAACGTTTAGAATCCACGTTATAGAATTTATGACATATTGTGATTTTCAAGCAAAAAGAATTGGAATTAAGAGGCGCCGGGAGAGAGATTTGAACTCTCGAACCCTTGCGAGTACGCGCTTTATGGTAATGAATTTCCAGGCGCGCGCCCTACCAGGCTAGGCGACCCCGGCATTATTTCGCCAATTCAATTTCGTTGCAAAACCTACCATATATTACTGTAAGAGAAGGGTAATTTTTTCACCATATCACAACTACTTGAGGATGTTTATTGTAACAGATTCCCTCAACATGTTGGAATCATTTGTACTTGAAACTATACGATATCTTCCCTGATATGCTTTGCTTCCATCATTTTTAGTCTGATCCCAAACAAAGATCTTTTCCTCCTTTGGTTCTAGTTTTGATACAACTTGAGCAGAGACTGGAGAATATATCACAGTGCCATCAAGTTGCTCAATTTTGACACCATATGATGAATCAGAAAACAAAAGAGGCACAGTTCCTGAGTTTATCACTCGGATTTTGACTGGTTCTCCCATGTGATAGTTTATCTTGTCAGGTATTACGGTAAGAGACGGACCACTCACATACACCAACACAGGAATTTGATTTGCAATGTGAGACAAGTAAATTCCTAAAAATCCAGCTGCTATCAAACCAACTATAAAAAATATAGCAGCACCTTTTGGTATCAACTTGAAAATTTTAAGTTGATTCCCTTTTAACTGTTAACTACAGCCTTTGATCTCCAATTCTTCGGATACGTATTAGGAGCCATGATTATTCTCTTTATTTTAAAAGCAAATCCTTTTGTATTTTCAACAATTTCATCTTCATTTAATATTGCCTCTGCCAGTGCAACAACCTCTCCTTTCTGAGTGTATATTGCCACCAGATCTCCACGTTTTAGTCCAAAAGATATTTCCAAAATTCCAGGTATTGCAAGTTGCGCACCATGACATAATGCATCTACTGCAGAGTCCCGTATTACAACTGACTTTATCTCACTTAATGTAAGTTCTATTGGCATGATTATTCTTCGAAGCTTTGTGTCATCCCCATTTTCTTTCCATAATGCATATGCATCAACAAGATCATGCATCTTTACAAGATTAGATTCTTCATTGAAATGTCCCACCCTGGTCCTTCTAAGTTCAATCATTGTTGCACCCTCACTGAGAATTTCACCCATATCATAGAATATTTTTCTCACATACGTACCTGCTTCACATAAAATTCTAAGAAGCAACAATCTTTCCTTTTGTTCTACTACTTCAATTTCATATACATGTCGTATTCTAGTTTGCCTTGACACTGCAGAGCGTTGCGGTGGTTTTTGAAATATTTTGCCAGTAAGTTGTTTGAGCACATCAGATAATTTTTCTTGTGGAGGAAGTACATGCAGTCTTCCAAGTGCATGATATTCTTTAGGTCCCAACAATAACACTATAAGCGCTTTAGTTGCCTCACCAAACCCTATTGGCAAGACTCCAGACACTTGTGGATCAAGTGTACCGCTATGTCCTGCTTTTGGCACATGTAGAATCTTTTTTACCCATGCCACTGTCTCGTGGCTTGTAGGACCATTTGGCTTGTCCAGCAAGATAAAACCATACTCCAATAATTGCTCAATTGATCTTTTATCATAATATGTCCCATGAGCATCATTAGTGATGTCTTGGTCTATTACTCTAAGATTTTGTAATTGTTTGAGAGTCATAGTATTTTTTTACCGCACTTTTTGCTTGTTCAAGAACTTGTTTAGGTCCAAGGTCATCAGTATGTATCACTATACTAAACACAGACAAGTCCTCGCCAAAATTAAACCCATAGAGTCTGTGATATAGAGTCTTATTTTCATCATATCTTTTTTTAACAATTTCAAGAGCATCAGACATGGAGATATCATCTCTCATGGTCATTCTTTTTGCACTGTTTTCATGAGATCCTGCAAGCCAGATTTTTATTCCGTCTTGTACCAACCATGGCAAAGTATAACTTGTAATTATTACATCTTCAGTAAGAAATATTTTTTTTAATTTTTCATCTACTTGTTTGTCAAATTCAGGATTTCCTTTTCTGATATTAAGAAAGTTCATTCCTTCTTCTGTATCCCAAAAATCATCCCTATCAGTTTCAAATCCTTGATCTTTTGCCATCTCTTTGAGCACATCTCCTCCACTTAGATATTTGAGTCCAAATTCTTCTCCCAAACCTTTTGCTATCGTAGTCTTTCCGATGGCTGGAGGACCAGAAATTATTACTGAACGGAGCAATTTAGCTTGTATCCATTGTAGTTTTTGTAACTCGCATTATGATACCACTAAAGGCAGCAGAAGAAAGGAAATACCAAGCCCAGAAATACAATTCATTTACATGTTGACATACATGTGGATGACCTGCCAACTGCGATTCAGCTACTTTTGCGGCAGTACAAGTAAGCTCAAAAAATCCTCCCGGAATAAAGTTCAGAGATATTGGAGATATAGCTACAGTGTATGAGAACAAAGGCGGAAGAACAAAGTAAAAGATCAAAATCAATGGAAGAAAAGTAATCATCATTGGCCTCATGTTCATCTGCATCACTTCCATGTTCATCTTGTTCATGTATGCAGATTTTTTATTAAGCTCATCAGTTTTTGCCTGGTCTTTTGACTTGAATGCAGCCATTCTTTCTTTCTGCCAAGCACGTGTTTCTTTTAGCAGTCGCTTTAGTTTTTCCTGGTCAACCATCTTTCTTTTGATCACTGCATTTAGCAAGTTCAGACCTATTGAGATAGACATGATTCCAAGTGCAGAAGGAATCATTCCCTTTACAATTGGATTTGCACTTCCTAGTGGTCCCTTACTTAGACCAGGTATCTGTAGTACGATAGAATTGAGAAAATTAAGAATTAGACTATGTTCCATGGTTATACCCCATTGCACTTATGATGCCTCGTGCCGCCTCATCAACTTTACCTTCAGTATTAAGAACCATCTTGATTGGAGAACCACATAGTATAGAACATGTAGAAAGCATTGCACTTGTTACATCAAGTTCTTTTTTTATTGCATCTATTGATACAATGTCTCTTGTTCTAGTAGTGTCAGTCATTCTGCGATTGTAAATTTCTTCAGGTCGTGCGGTTATCATGATAAAACTATCAGGATTGAGAATTTCCAATACATTATGTGGAAGCCCAGGGTAAAATCCCTCATTTGTAGAAATGAATGCATGTGTATCCACAATTACTACATCATCAGTAATTGACGAAATTGCTCGTGCAGCAGTAGATTGTAATTCCTTTTGTTCTTTTACAGATAGTTTTCTGAGATCGTCTCTATTTTGCACTCCCCTCTTTTTTGCTTCATCAAACATGACGGTGCCAAATATTGAAACACTTACTTTGATGTTTTTCGTTTTTAGTAACTCCACTACCTTTGATACGACAGTAGTTTTACCTACTCCTGGAATTCCTACAATGATGATTCTCTTACTTTCTGCCAAGCAATGCACCCAGAGTAGGCATTACTTCTTCGACTCTTTCACGAACAAGTAAATTGTAATAGTTAATCAAGATATCAACTGTCAACAACATTCCTGTTCCAGATCCGAATGTTCCTAGTACATCTGAGGTACCTGCTAATAGTCCAAGTATGATAGAACCGATAATGGTAACAGATGGAATGTATTTTTGGAGTAGGTTTTCAACTGGTTGGTTTGAACGTCTAAATCCAGGTATCTGAACCTCTGCATCTAACAAGTTCTTGGCAGCACTTTTTGCTGACAAGCCTCCAAGTTCAATCCACAATCTTCCAAATAGAACCACAATTCCAATCATGAATAAAATATAGAGAACAGCTCTGGTTGGATCAAGTGCCACTATATCCAATCCACGTGGTGCAGTAACATAGTAAAGAATACCACCTGTAGGAGTGGATGGAGAGGTAGGATCAAACATTCCAAGGAAATTCAGGAAAGGATTTGCGTTTCGCGGGTTAAAGTTAGCCCACATTATCTGGCCCACAAATACAGCGTTTGCTGTAAGTGCAGATGCCAAGATTACAGGAATGTTGGATACGTACATTAACTTGATTGGATATACTGCTGAAAATCCTCTATACTTGGTAGATACAATTGGAATCTCTACTTTGATTCCTTGAGTATATACAAGAATTAACAGAACACCTGCAGTTATCAGCAATCCAAATATTCCAGGCAATTGATTTGCCCTAAAGAACAGATTACTAAAGTCATGATGTATTGCACCGTGTACAATATTTGCAAATACACCTACTGGACCACCGTCTCCTGCCGGTATAGGACTGAACATGCTCCAGATTACTTGCTGTGCCACACCAGCTGCGATAAACAAACTAATTCCACTACCAAGTCCCCATCCTTTTTGGACCAGTTCATCTAGTAACATGATTATAACAGATGCACCGATTAATTGCCCTACCAAGATGAAGATAGCTTCATGATTTGGCATTCTTGGGCCATAAACTGCCATCCCGTACAAAGAAGATTCAGCAATGATTACAATGTAAGTGACAATCTTAGTTGCAGTTTGATACAACTCTCTATCCTCTGGTTTCTTAAAATCAAGATGAAATATCTCAGAACCCTTGAGGAGTTGCATCAACAATCCAGCGGTAACTATTGGTCCAATGCCAAGTTCTATCAAAGTACCTTGTTGGGATGCAAAGATTACTCTTGCAAATGCAAGGAAATCAAAGGACGGTGTGGATGCACCATAAAGAGGTGTCTGACCCATTATCATGTAGATAAATAATGCAATTCCACACCACATCAAACGAACTTGTAATGATACTTTCTTTTTCGGCTTGGGTACTTGTGGGATATAGGTTTCAGCTTTTGAGATAATTGTTCTTAAAAAACCTGCAGAGGTTGTTCCTTCTTCAGATGTCACGCTACTGCTTGCACCTCTCCACCAGATCTTTTTACTTTTTCTTCGGCGGAAGCAGAGAATTTTTCCACCTTAACAACATAAGCATTTTCAGTCTGTCCTCCTCCCAACAGCTTGTCATAGCCTAGTTCAGTAAGGTCTATCAATTTCTTGCCACCTTCCTGTTTTCCAAATTTAGCATAGATATCATCCAAATCTCTTACACTAGCCCATTTTCGAACTAGATTTGGATGTGGTGGGTGAGTAGAATCATGACCAAAGTGTCTTGGATCTGTCATGAGCATTCGTATGAAATGATGTTTGTGCAAACCAGATTGGCCAAGTCCTCCTTTGTGACCACTTGCTCTATGTTGACCTATCTGTCCCCATCCGCAGTGTCTGCTTCCTCTATATTTTCTTGTTTTTCTTGCTCGTGTTGGCATGTTACATCATTAACCTCACTTGTGCTAAG includes:
- a CDS encoding YncE family protein, producing MKSVLAFVLIFSVVVMSTGTIPGLSYTQNAFASSPPSASVTSPANGATLASSTVTITGTASSSSNTVTSVQVSIDGAPYVTATGTTIWSYTANGLANGVHSITAKAIDNQGLIGYSTNVLTGATIPTGNGQELVFDPANGNIYVANIAQGTISVISSTTNHVISTISGIPGPTGIAYDSVNGYLYTANYNFNNISVVDTATNHVVTTISAGGVQPFGVAYVPNGKIYVANTGSNTVSVIDPSTNTIVGTIPAGAHPQDFAYDSTSHLLYMTNQGSNNVSVIDPSTNTVVATISVGISPRGISYDPANGDMYVANFNSNTVSIIDTSTNTVSSISTGSSGGPNGVAFDPANGFVYVPDFAGTRLNVIDSATNAFINPVILPSAPYYYYAIFDPVNSDIYITSGTNVAIIQTQTQFTVTVQDTTAPVVTVPAPITTSATGPSGAVVTFTTSATDPDDTAGPVQCNTASGSTFPIGTTTVTCTSTDTNSNTGTASFTVTVQDTTAPVVTVPAPITTSATGPSGAVVTFTTSATDPDDTAGPVQCNTASVHT
- a CDS encoding 2-oxoacid:ferredoxin oxidoreductase subunit beta translates to MVSNVADYKTEVHNDWCPGCGDFGIVSAIQMALAEMDIPRHKAAIFSGVGCSGKTSHYVNTYGVHTLHGRVLTFSQGAKLANPEMTVVAVGGDGDGLGIGAGHFVAAGRRNVDMTYIIFNNGVYGLTKGQASPTLKLGLKTKSLPEPNVNQSVNPIALAIASGYTFVARGYAYDVRQLKDLIIAAVKHRGLSFLDVLQPCPTYNDINTRDWFSGMDNIDEITNKPRPRIYKLEDTGYDASVHIDSPDEENEKLTQALIKSNEWDSKIPTGIFYKNEIIAPYDERMSERIPNYVENPPSNQEISSGNKSITNISKILDSLQV
- a CDS encoding 2-oxoacid:ferredoxin oxidoreductase subunit alpha: MSSIDLTWVIGGPQGGGVETAANIFAGACAGCGLQVFGKREYYSNIKGEHSYFGVRVSDKTIRSNVSGITMLVGFDAETIFRHADDVFDDGAIVYESDLSAIKIDEIPTLDAPFKSRLKKYLESKNKPFTIQGLLDDSKERGVMLYPVSFKEILANLSEETKNPKIRGMFRMQNVLAVSVSLGLLGLPPATLLKSVSSIFSRKAEIGEMNKTAANYAYNLATVKYPKFRYQLPQIAKKDSTILVQGFQSTGLGKIACGCRFQSYYPITPASDESVFLESNEIFDVENSRPGSTLVVQTEDEISAIGMIIGAALTGTRSATSTSGPGFSLMAESLGWAGINEVPIVVTLYQRSGPSTGLPTRHGQDDLQFAIHAGHGDFPRIVYASGDTEEGFYDTAKCFNFADVYQIPVIHMMDKFIASTVSTVKRFDPTKITIERGKLLEKIDSQGYVRFAPSPDGISPRSRLGLENGIFWNTGDESDVIGHISEDPENRIYKMDKRARKLDVALEKIPKEDQAVNHGIADYCIVSWGSTKGPILDAMEMLQKEGYKVGFIQIKMLHPFPAQYVQSLLGGVKTIIDIEANHSGQMGSLVNEYLDRKVDYYILKYTGRPMTCNEVFDAVKKIIDNKAEKKQVLKYGV
- a CDS encoding 2-hydroxyacid dehydrogenase produces the protein MKILITRKIHDFALKELEKKHSVEIHTGKIPMPKKLLMSKIGDKDGLLCYPYDIIDSEVINAGENLKAISTYSVGYDHIDVKTALKRGITVGYTPEVLTRATADLTMALMLSLFRRIPEGDKLIRNNKWKTIFGPYEFLGTDLYQKTLGIFGMGRIGKAVVKRAAGFEMNIIYHNRTRLSKEEEKKLKVTYVSLDELFRTSDVVSIHSPHTSQTDKVVNLKLLKKMKNTSFLINTARGKIIDETDLVAALKRKIIAGAALDVFQKEPTDSKNPLTRLDNVILMPHSGSATVETRKQMAEIAVKNLIYALSDKKPIYQVKGN